Part of the Streptomyces sp. NBC_00457 genome, AGCGGCCCAGAGGGGAGTCAAGAGGGTGCCCAGCAGAGATTTCGAGGATTAACAGGGGGAAACCGGATGGAAATGAAGAGCGTTACGAGATCACTGCGCATCCTGGAAGCGGTCGCCCAGCATCAGCCGGTCACCGTCGGGGAGTTGACGAAGCTCTTCGGTCTCCCGAAGTCGACGGTGCAGCGCACGCTGGTCACGCTGGCCGAGGCGGGGTGGCTGCGCGCGAACCGCAAGGACACCACCCGCTGGGAGATCGGCGCCCGCGTACTGGCCGTACGACCCGCCGCCCTTCAGGGCTCCAGCCTGTTCGCCGCCGCCCGTGAACCGATGATTCGCCTGCGCGACGCGGTGAACGAGACCATCCACCTGTCGGTGCCGGACGCACTCCAATGCGTGGTCGTGGTGGACCGCGTCGACTGCGACCACCCCGTGCGGACCTTCCACACCATCGGCGACACGTCTCCGCTGCACGCCACCGCCGTCGGGCGCAGCATCCTCGCCCACCTCCCGAAACAGGACGTCGAGGAACTCCTCAGGCAGGGACTGGAGCGCTTCAGCGACACGACCCCCACCGACCCCGACGAGCTGCGCGCCGACTTGGACCGGATCCGCACCGACGGCTACGCGATCAACCGGAACCAGTACCGGCCGGGCGTCTGCGCCCTCGCCGCTCCCGTGCTCGACGAGAGCGGGACACCGCTGGCCGCCGTGGCCATCTCGATGCCCGATTCCCGGTACGACGAGGACCGTGCGCCCGAGTGGGGCGGCCTCGTCACCGACACGGTCGCGGAGATCTCCGGGCGCCTGCTGGGCGCCTGAACGGAAGGCGGCGGCACGCTACCGACAACTCCAACTCATGCCATATTGTGGAACGCCATGCTAGAATCCGGCACAATCGTGCCTCGGCCCCGGGAGGGAGTCACGAGGGGAGCACCAAGAAGCCGCGCAACTGACGGGGGCACCGGATGGAAATGAAGAGCGTCACGAGGTCGCTGCGCATCCTGGAGGCCGTCGCCCAGCACCAGCCCGTGACCGTGGGCGAGCTGACGAAGCTCTTCGGCCTGCCGAAGTCCACCGTGCAGCGCACCCTGGTCACGCTCAACGAGGCGGGCTGGCTCCGGGCCAACCGCAAGGACACCACCCGGTGGGAGGTCGGCGCCCGCGTACTGGCCGTACGACCAGCCGCCCTCCAGGGCTCCAGCCTTTTCGCCGCTGCCCGCGAACCCATGCTCCGGCTCCGGGACACGCTGAACGAGACCATCCACCTCTCCGTGCCCGACGCGCTGCACAGCATGGTCGTCGTGGACCGCGTCGACTGCGACCACCCCGTACGGACCTTCCACACCATCGGCGACACCTCGCCGCTGCACGCCACGGCAACCGGGCACGCGGTCCTCGCCCATCTGACGAAGTCCGAGGTCGACGAGTTCGCGACGGGCGCGTTCGAGGGATACGGCGAGGAGACCATCACCGATCCCGTGGAGCTGCGTGCGGAGCTGCGCCGCGTCAGGGACCGCGGGTACGCCGTCAACCACAACCAGTACCTCCAGGGCGTCTGTGCCATCGCGGCACCCGTCCTGGACGGTGACGGGGTGCCGCTGGCCGCCGTGGCGGTCTCCATGCCCGACTCCCGTTTCGAGGCAGGCCGCCTCGCCGAGCTGGGGCGACTGGTGACGGAGACCGCGGCGGAGATCACCGCTCGCCACCTGCACTGAGGGCGACGGCCACCGCCGTCACCGCACGGGCACCGCCAGGTACTGGTACTCCAGGAACTCGTCGATCCCGACCCGGCCGCCCTCACGGCCGAGCCCGGACTGCTTGACGCCGCCGAAGGGCGCGGCCGGGTTGGAGACGAGGCCGGTGTTGAGTCCGACCATGCCGACCTCCAGGCGTTCGCTGACGCTCAGGGCGCGGTCCAGGCCCTCGGTGAAGACGTAGCCGACGAGACCCCAGGGGGTGTCGTTCGCGCGGCGGATCACCTCGTCCTCCTCGTCGAAGGTGAGGATCGCCGCGACCGGCCCGAAGATCTCCGTGTCCATCAGGCGGCTGTCGGAGGCGACGTCCGTGAGCACGGTCGGCGGGTAGAAGCAGCCCGGCCCTTCGGGCGTACGGCCGCCGACGAGCACCCGGGCGCCGCGCTCCACCGCGTCGGCCACCAGTTCCTCGACCTTGGCCCGCCCGACCCGGTCGATCAGCGGACCGACGTCGACACCGTCCCGGGTGCCGGGACCCACGACCAACGCGCCCATCCGCTCGGCCAGCCGCCGCCCGAACTCCTCCGCCACGGAACTGTGGACGAAGAAGCGGTTGGCCGCCGTGCACGCCTCCCCCATGTTGCGCATCTTGGCGACCATCGCGCCGTCGACCGCCTTGTCCAGGTCGGCGTCCTCGAAGACGATGAACGGCGCGTTCCCGCCCAGCTCCATCGAGGTCCGTACGACCGCCTCCGCGCTCTGCGCGAGCAGCAGCCGCCCGACCTGCGTCGAGCCGGTGAAGGACAGCTTGCGCATCCGCCCGCCGCGCAGGAGCGGTTCGCACACCTCCCCGGCACGGGAGGTGGTGACGACGTTGAGCACGCCGTCCGGCAGCCCGGCCTCCTTGAGGATCGCGGCGAGAGCGAGGCTGGACAGAGGGGTCTGCGGGGCCGGCTTGAGGATCATCGTGCAGCCGGCGGCGATCGCCGGGCCGATCTTGCGGGTGCCCATAGCCAGCGGGAAGTTCCACGGGGTGATCAGCAGACAGGGGCCGACCGGGCGCCGGGAGAGCAACATGCGGTTGCGGCCGTCGGGCAGGACGCCGTGGCCGCCGTCGACACGGACGGCCTCCTCGGAGAACCAGCGGAAGAACTCGGCCGCATACGCCACCTCTCCCCTGGCCTCGGCCAGCGGCTTGCCCATCTCGGACGTCATCAAGTGGGCGAGTTCGTCGGTGCGGTCGAGGATGATCTCGTACGCCCGGCGCAGGATCTCGCTACGGGCCCGAGGCGCCGTACGGGCCCACTCCTCCTGCGCCTGGACGGCCGCGTCCTCCGCGAGCCTGGCGTCCTTGGCGCCCGCGTCGGCGACATGGCAGAGGATCTCACCGGTCGCCGGGTCGTCGACGGGCATGGTGGCGCCGTCCGCGGCATCCACCCAGGCCCCGCCGATGAACAACTGCGTGGGTGTGTCGGTCATGGGGTTCCTCCTGGTCGAGCGGCTTGATCGGCGGCGGGGTCGAGCAGTTCCGCGAGGTGCAGGGCGCGGATGCCCCGGTCACCGGCGAGGTGATCGATCTGGGTGGCGCAGCTGAAGCCGTCGGCCACGACGACGGCCGGTGCGTCCGGGGCGATGGCGTCGAGGCGGGGCTTCAGGGCCAGGTCGGCGACGGCCATCGACGTGTCGTAGTGCTGCTCCTCGAAGCCGAAGTTCCCGGCGAGTCCGCAACAGCCCTCGGCCTCGTCGACCTTCCG contains:
- a CDS encoding IclR family transcriptional regulator; the encoded protein is MKSVTRSLRILEAVAQHQPVTVGELTKLFGLPKSTVQRTLVTLAEAGWLRANRKDTTRWEIGARVLAVRPAALQGSSLFAAAREPMIRLRDAVNETIHLSVPDALQCVVVVDRVDCDHPVRTFHTIGDTSPLHATAVGRSILAHLPKQDVEELLRQGLERFSDTTPTDPDELRADLDRIRTDGYAINRNQYRPGVCALAAPVLDESGTPLAAVAISMPDSRYDEDRAPEWGGLVTDTVAEISGRLLGA
- a CDS encoding IclR family transcriptional regulator, yielding MKSVTRSLRILEAVAQHQPVTVGELTKLFGLPKSTVQRTLVTLNEAGWLRANRKDTTRWEVGARVLAVRPAALQGSSLFAAAREPMLRLRDTLNETIHLSVPDALHSMVVVDRVDCDHPVRTFHTIGDTSPLHATATGHAVLAHLTKSEVDEFATGAFEGYGEETITDPVELRAELRRVRDRGYAVNHNQYLQGVCAIAAPVLDGDGVPLAAVAVSMPDSRFEAGRLAELGRLVTETAAEITARHLH
- a CDS encoding NAD-dependent succinate-semialdehyde dehydrogenase, whose product is MTDTPTQLFIGGAWVDAADGATMPVDDPATGEILCHVADAGAKDARLAEDAAVQAQEEWARTAPRARSEILRRAYEIILDRTDELAHLMTSEMGKPLAEARGEVAYAAEFFRWFSEEAVRVDGGHGVLPDGRNRMLLSRRPVGPCLLITPWNFPLAMGTRKIGPAIAAGCTMILKPAPQTPLSSLALAAILKEAGLPDGVLNVVTTSRAGEVCEPLLRGGRMRKLSFTGSTQVGRLLLAQSAEAVVRTSMELGGNAPFIVFEDADLDKAVDGAMVAKMRNMGEACTAANRFFVHSSVAEEFGRRLAERMGALVVGPGTRDGVDVGPLIDRVGRAKVEELVADAVERGARVLVGGRTPEGPGCFYPPTVLTDVASDSRLMDTEIFGPVAAILTFDEEDEVIRRANDTPWGLVGYVFTEGLDRALSVSERLEVGMVGLNTGLVSNPAAPFGGVKQSGLGREGGRVGIDEFLEYQYLAVPVR